One segment of Triticum aestivum cultivar Chinese Spring chromosome 2A, IWGSC CS RefSeq v2.1, whole genome shotgun sequence DNA contains the following:
- the LOC123186104 gene encoding NAC domain-containing protein 21/22 — protein sequence MSSSMSMVEARLPPGFRFHPRDHELVLDYLCHKLSGGGGRGGGGVDMVDVDLNKCEPWELPDAACVGGKEWYFFSRHDRKYATGQRTNRATHTGYWKATGKDRVITGDGAAAVVGMRKTLVFYLGRAPRGTKTEWVMHEFRVEGRPPRSVHRQLATPHDGSPPFLLEEDWVLCRVFYKSTTAAPTPASDESSGSLSSDLGVAPVLLPVAPINVVGRTQMAEITDGYYGQQEHPTGILPVVHHWPVASLPFTSFRDLLGDMVEGSRGDPKPEWSVDDGYTRQSVPQTWNPF from the exons ATGAGCAGCTCGATGAGCATGGTGGAGGCGAGGCTGCCGCCGGGGTTCCGGTTCCACCCGCGGGACCACGAGCTCGTGCTGGACTACCTCTGCCACAAGCTCTCCGGCGGTGGtggccgcggcggtggcggcgtggaCATGGTGGACGTCGATCTCAACAAGTGCGAGCCATGGGAGCTTCCAG ACGCGGCGTGCGTGGGCGGCAAGGAGTGGTACTTCTTCAGCCGGCACGACCGCAAGTACGCGACGGGGCAGCGCACCAACCGCGCCACGCACACCGGCTACTGGAAGGCCACGGGCAAGGACCGCGTCATCaccggcgacggcgcggcggcggtcgTCGGGATGCGCAAGACGCTCGTCTTCTACCTGGGGAGAGCCCCCCGGGGAACCAAGACAGAGTGGGTCATGCACGAGTTCCGCGTCGAGGGACGCCCGCCGCGCTCGGTTCACCGCCAGCTCGCCACCCCCCACGACGGCTCGCCGCCGTTTCTCCTCGAG GAGGACTGGGTGCTGTGCAGGGTGTTCTACAAAAGCACAACCGCCGCCCCAACACCGGCCTCCGACGAGTCGTCAGGTTCCTTGAGCAGCGACCTTGGCGTGGCGCCGGTGCTGCTGCCCGTAGCACCTATCAATGTCGTTGGCCGGACGCAGATGGCCGAGATCACGGACGGCTACTATGGGCAGCAAGAGCACCCCACTGGCATCCTTCCGGTTGTGCACCACTGGCCCGTGGCGTCATTGCCGTTCACGAGCTTCAGGGACCTGCTAGGCGACATGGTGGAAGGGAGCCGCGGTGACCCGAAGCCCGAGTG